The DNA segment GCGAGCCTCGTGGGACCTGGTCTGCCGGCGACGGACCGCGTCGCCGACCGGCGCTGGCGAATGCAGCTCCTGCGCCGCTGCGCCGTCGCGGCGGTGCTGGCGATCGCCGTCTCGGGCGCCGCGACAGCGCTGTACATCCATGTGCGCCGCGAGCGCCCTGCGATGGCCGCCTCCGAGAGCGGGGCCGTGCCGGCCGCGTCCGCCGGCGGGGTCGTCGCGAGCGCGCCGGCGGCGCCGGCGCGCTCCAACGCCATGCACGCCACGCGCGCCGCCCACGAGACCGGGGCGCCGCCGGAGGCGCGCGTGCCGGAGAGCGCAGCCGAACCCCTCGGCGTCGAGGCGTCCGAGGCCGCGCTGTCACCTCCCGCCGAATCCACGGGAACGGCGGCCCGAGCGAGCGCGCCTGCGGAGGCGAGCGCGCCTGCGGAGGCGAGCACGCCGGCGCAGACGAGCGTGCCGGCGCCGCCGAGCGTGCCGGCGTCGCCGAGCGCGCCGGCGACACGGGCGCGTCCGGTCGCGGGGGCGGGGCGAGCGCCCGCACGGCGCCCGTGGGACTGGCTTCTCACGTCGAAGGGGCGGGGCGGGCAGAAGGACATCTCCCCGGACGAGGAGGAGGACATCTACCCGATGCCCTCGAGCGGGCGCGCCCCGGCGCCGGCCCGGCCGGCACCGCCCCGGGAGAGACGACACGAGGAGCTGCCGTTCGGGAACAAGCCCAATTTCTGAGGGTGAGCGCAGAGCAACGACCAAGGAGCGAAGACATGTCGAACGACGAGCCCAGCGCGACCGATCCCTTCCTCGACGAGGTCGTCGAGCGGACGCTCGCGCGCTACCGCGGGATCGCGTCGCACGACGTGATCGAGACCATGCGCGAGCTGCTCGTGGAGGCGCTCACCGAGGACGAGGTCGGGCGGGACCTCCTGGAGCGCGCGCGGCCTCGCGCGGCGCCGCTCGGGAGCGGCGTGGCGGCCCGGGACGGCGCCGTGGAGCCCCGGCGCAAGGCGGGGGGCGGCGACAATGGCTGACCCCGAGGCGAGGCTCACGCCGGCGCAGCAGGCGCTCGCGGCGTCGGCGCTGCACGAGGTGAGCGGCGCGGCGCGCCGGCTTTCGCCGAGGCTGCGAAGGCACCTCTCGTTCGACGAGCTGATGTCGCTCGGCCGTGCGGGGCTCATCGAGGCGGCGCTCGCCTACGATCCGGCGCGGGACGACAGCTTCCCGCGCTTCGCACGGCACCGTATCCGGGGCGCGATGCTCGACGGGTACCTCCGGGAGGCGCGGGAGCAGGACCGGGTGGTCGCGCTCTGCCTGCAGGGCGGGTACGACTACATCGCGCGGCAGCGGCGGTCCGGCGACGTGATGACCGACGTCGACGGCAAGGCGGAGGAGCGGCTCCTCGACCATGTCGACGGCCTCGCGGCGAGCGTCTTCGCGACGGCCGCCGGCGTGGCGACGCCGGAGACCGGAGAGGAGGCGCTGTCGCGGCGCGAGCGCCACGGCCGGGCGCACGCGCTGCTGCGGCGCACCCTGGAGCGGCTGACGCCGCGCGAGGCCGAGGTGCTGTCGATGCGCTACGTGGAGGGGCGGCCGCTCGCGGA comes from the Sorangium aterium genome and includes:
- a CDS encoding sigma-70 family RNA polymerase sigma factor, yielding MADPEARLTPAQQALAASALHEVSGAARRLSPRLRRHLSFDELMSLGRAGLIEAALAYDPARDDSFPRFARHRIRGAMLDGYLREAREQDRVVALCLQGGYDYIARQRRSGDVMTDVDGKAEERLLDHVDGLAASVFATAAGVATPETGEEALSRRERHGRAHALLRRTLERLTPREAEVLSMRYVEGRPLAEIGGALRIPHPGAYRVHDRAIVRLGKLLRAAGVTEPPPREDEL